A single Oncorhynchus nerka isolate Pitt River linkage group LG10, Oner_Uvic_2.0, whole genome shotgun sequence DNA region contains:
- the LOC115135638 gene encoding peroxiredoxin-5, mitochondrial-like — MISSSAFLKGTRAVQCFRPLHTTLIANMPIKVGEKLPAVEVHENEPGNKVSMDQLFKGKKGVLFAVPGAFTPGCSKTHLPGFVEQAAALKSKGVQEVACISINDAFVMAAWGKEHGAGGKVRMLADPTGAFTKAVDLLLDNDQIVAVLGNKRSQRYAMLVEDGVVKNINVEPDGTGLTCSLASNMLSELV; from the exons ATGATTTCCAGCTCAGCATTCCTCAAAGGGACTCGTGCGGTCCAGTGCTTCAGACCGTTACACACCACACTCATTGCCAACATGCCTATCAAG GTTGGAGAAAAACTTCCGGCAGTGGAGGTTCATGAGAATGAGCCAGGCAATAAGGTGTCAATGGACCAACTCTTCAAGGGGAAGAAGGGAGTTCTCTTTGCTGTGCCAGGAGCTTTCACGCCTGGGTGCTCCAAG ACTCACCTTCCAGGGTTTGTGGAGCAGGCAGCAGCGCTGAAGAGCAAGGGTGTGCAGGAGGTCGCCTGCATCTCCATTAACGACGCTTTCGTTATGGCTGCCTGGGGGAAGGAGCATGGAGCAGGTGGCAAG GTGCGAATGCTGGCTGATCCTACTGGCGCATTCACTAAG GCAGTGGACCTGTTGCTAGACAACGATCAGATTGTTGCTGTGCTTGGAAACAAGCGCTCCCAGAG GTACGCTATGTTGGTGGAAGATGGCGTTGTAAAGAATATCAATGTGGAGCCTGACGGTACTGGTCTGACATGCAGCCTGGCCTCTAATATGCTCTCTGAGCTGGTGTAG
- the LOC115135610 gene encoding nuclear RNA export factor 1-like, producing the protein MSTADDSRYQNDHDDRVGGQTFRNRKGRGPFRAHMYSDQGPGAPGTRTRYRGGQKGSGGQGPRARFDDEDGDVAMTDSNSQDGSSQHRFNPYGRPNRRGDDRFDRGRRGGGHRGRGNNRGDGGGDGRNTWFKIFVPYGKKYDKDWLITALQSICSIPFTPVHYQVEGNRAQFYIDDSITANALLKVSRKITDKEGYKVTVLMNPCPPPSFLQSELKPADLEHLKQCMAKRFDGSQQALDLNNIRIDPDLVSQNIDVTLNRKNSMHAVIKIIEENIPELVCLNISNNKLFRLDDLSELVNKAPNLKTLNLSHNELKTERELDRIKGLKLVELWLERNPLCDYFKDHASYISTVRERFPRLLKLDGQDLPPPIVFDVEVTPAALPPCKASYFCSEEIKTPILAFLQQYYSVYDSGDRQPLLDAYHDGATFSLSMFITMQNPSRCSLGDYHKDTRNLKKLKDPSTRFRLLKHTRLNVVAFLNELPKTHHDTASLNVDVNTFTNTLLSFTVTGVFKEVEGKSRDSVRAFSRVFITVPAGGTSLCIVNDELFVRNATTEEIRRAFVAPAPTPSSSPVPTLSAPQQEMLSAFSLKSGMNLEWSQKCLQDNEWDFNRAGQVFTDLKAHGKIPDVAFIK; encoded by the exons ATGTCAACAGCCGACGATTCACGTTACCAGAACG ATCACGATGACAGAGTTGGAGGACAAACGTTTCGCAACCGCAAAGGCAGGGGTCCTTTTAGGGCCCATATGTATAGTGACCAGGGGCCAGGAGCACCAGGGACAAGAACAAGATATCGTGGTGGCCAAAAAGGCAGTGGCGGCCAGGGACCCAGAGCGAGATTTGACGATGAGGATGGAGATGTGGCAATGACAGACAGCAACTCCCAAGATGGGTCCTCCCAACACAGATT TAACCCTTACGGAAGGCCGAATCGCCGTGGTGATGACCGCTTTGATCGTGGCCGCAGAGGTGGAGGTCACAGGGGTCGTGGTAATAACAGaggggatggaggtggagatggCCGCAATACCTGGTTCAAGATATTT GTCCCCTATGGAAAGAAATATGACAAAGACTGGCTCATAACAGCTCTGCAGAGTATCTGCTCTATACCCTTCACCCCAGTACAT TACCAAGTAGAGGGCAACCGAGCACAGTTCTATATTGACGATTCCATCACTGCGAATGCCTTGTTAAAGGTATCTCGGAAGATCACAGACAAAGAAGGCTACAAG GTGACTGTACTGATGAATCCCTGTCCTCCACCCTCCTTTCTTCAGTCTGAACTAAAGCCAGCTGATCTGGAGCACTTAAAG CAATGCATGGCTAAACGCTTTGATGGCTCTCAACAAGCCCTGGACTTGAACAACATCCGGATAGACCCAG ACCTGGTTTCCCAGaacattgatgtgacattgaaCAGAAAGAACTCTATGCACGCTGTTATTAAGATAATTGAGGAGAACATTCCAGAG CTTGTTTGTCTGAACATCAGCAACAACAAGCTGTTTAGGCTGGATGACCTGTCAGAGCTGGTCAACAAGGCTCCAAACTTGAAGACACTCAATCTTTCTCATAATGAG TTAAAGACAGAGCGTGAGCTGGATAGGATCAAGGGTCTTAAGCTGGTGGAGCTATGGCTGGAGAGGAATCCCCTTTGCGACTATTTCAAGGACCATGCTTCTTACATAAG CACGGTGAGAGAGAGGTTCCCCAGGCTTCTCAAACTG gATGGTCAGGATCTCCCCCCTCCTATAGTCTTTGATGTGGAGGTGACTCCTGCTGCCCTTCCACCCTGCAAG GCCAGCTACTTCTGCTCAGAAGAGATCAAGACTCCCATCCTCGCCTTCCTACAACA atactacagtgtgtatgaCTCCGGGGACAGACAACCTTTGTTAGATGCCTACCATGATGGAGCGACCTTCTCCTTGAGCATGTTCATTACCATGCAGAACCCATCCAG GTGCAGTCTCGGAGATTACCATAAAGACACTCGGAACCTGAAAAAGCTCAAAGATCCCT CCACACGATTCCGCTTACTGAAGCACACCCGTCTGAATGTGGTGGCTTTCCTGAACGAACTGCCCAAAACGCACCATGACACCGCATCGCTAAATGTGGACGTCAACACCTTCACC AACACGTTACTGTCGTTCACAGTCACTGGAGTGTTCAAAGAAG TTGAAGGTAAATCCCGAGACTCTGTCAGAGCTTTTTCTCGGGTGTTCATCACAGTGCCGGCTGGAGGGACAAG TCTTTGCATAGTAAACGACGAGCTTTTTGTTCGTAATGCTACAACTGAGGAGATCCGGCGGGCCTTTGTTGCACCCGCCCCCACACCATCCAGCAGCCCTGTCCCCACCCTCTCAGCTCCCCAGCAAGAGATGCTTTCTGCCTTCTCCCTAAAGTCCGGCATGAACCTGGAATGGTCCCAGAA ATGCCTGCAGGACAATGAGTGGGATTTCAACCGAGCAGGGCAGGTCTTCACAGACCTTAAG GCTCATGGAAAGATCCCAGATGTCGCTTTCATAAAGTGA
- the LOC115135631 gene encoding seipin-like — translation MGGVTGPVFLWLQVVLGVTLHRACRTLLQAAILFCVLALLVWVAVFLYGSFYYSYMPTVSFSTPVHYHYSSDCDAPNSVLCSFPVANISLLKNGKDQVMIYGQPYRISLELEMPESLVNKQLGMFMIKMSCYTNNGQTVAAVVRSAMLHYRSGLLQTLNTLLFSPLLLTGMTEQKQLVEVELFSDYKANSYQPTIGAVIEIQSQRVQVYSVQLRIHAFFTGIRYLLYNFPVTSAVIGVASNFAFLSVIVLFGYLQFIWGGLWPPEQVRVMMGDMTRMQWRREETRKRMSFSQTKIPQKDNDHVAEQLEEPRQEASVIQKGR, via the exons ATGGGTGGTGTAACGGGACCAGTTTTCCTGTGGCTGCAAGTTGTGTTGGGGGTAACTCTCCACAGAGCCTGTCGTACTTTACTGCAGGCTGCCATCCTCTTCTGCGTTTTAGCGCTGCTGGTCTGGGTGGCCGTCTTCCTCTATGGTAGCTTCTACTACTCCTATATGCCCACCGTCAGCTTCTCTACACCAGTGCACTACCACTACAG TTCCGACTGTGATGCTCCCAATTCCGTCCTCTGCTCTTTCCCTGTGGCAAACATCTCACTGCTGAAGAATGGCAAAGACCAG GTTATGATCTATGGTCAGCCATATCGAATCTCTTTAGAGCTGGAAATGCCTGAGTCGCTTGTCAACAAACAGCTTGGCATGTTCATGATTAAGATGTCTTGCTACACCAACAATGGCCAGACAGTTGCAGCTGTGGTGCGCTCT GCTATGCTGCACTACCGCTCTGGTCTTCTGCAGACCTTGAATACTttactgttctctcctctcctgctgactGGGATGACGGAGCAGAAGCAGCTCGTTGAGGTTGAGCTCTTCTCAGACTACAAGGCCAATTCT TATCAACCCACTATTGGTGCTGTCATTGAGATTCAGTCTCAGCGGGTGCAGGTCTATTCAGTTCAGCTCAGGATCCATGCTTTCTTCACTGGCATCAG ATACCTCCTGTACAATTTCCCGGTGACGTCTGCAGTGATTGGTGTGGCCAGCAACTTTGCCTTCCTCAGTGTCATTGTGCTCTTTGGATACCTACAGTTTATATGGGGGGGACTTTGGCCTCCCGAGCAGGTCAGG GTTATGATGGGAGACATGACTCGCATGcagtggagaagagaagagactcGGAAGCGCATGTCCTTCTCACAAA CTAAAATTCCTCAGAAAGACAATGATCATGTTGCTGAACAGTTGGAAGAACCTAGACAAGAAGCATCAGTAATACAGAAAG gaaggtga